Within the Medicago truncatula cultivar Jemalong A17 chromosome 4, MtrunA17r5.0-ANR, whole genome shotgun sequence genome, the region atgcatgtagggaatatatatatttttttttttgaatatgaACCTTCAAATagatttgaaattcatcaatttgTCCAATTCTTACGATATTATAGTCAACACAAGTATATAATGATTTTGAGCActgtaaagaagaaagaaaaggatacTGTAAGGAACAATACAACACCTAGATGAACATAATAAAGAGATAGAATCATTTCAGAGTTCCACATTGAATCAGAAGTAAACAATTTCATCAGACAATATTAGCAATCTtggaaaacacaaaattcatTGCATCCATTTCTTTTGAGACAATCCTCTCCATCTCCCTAGCATAACTAAGTGTTTGGTTGATGAGTTGCAGAGAGGGTGTTTCTTTGCAAGATAGTCATATGCCTTCTCAGTGCATCCTGTTATCTCATCTATGATGgtcttttaaaattaaacattacTACAATACTAATGATTTTTGTTGAACTTTATAATTTGATCTCGAACCGAGTTTCGAACATGATTCATCTCAGATGAGGAAgctatatttaaattttgagatAAATCCAAATTAACTAGTCTACGATAATCATCATGATCAAGGGTTATGTCTTCATCCTCATACCGATTGAAATCGACGTCCATATCAGCATTCCTTCTAATAAAGTTATGTATAGCCATTGTtgcaacaacaacttcaacttgTGTCTTAATTGTGAATTTAGGCATGCGTCGTAGAATTGCAAATCTATTCTTCCATACACCAAAAGTTCTTTCTATTGTGCACCTTAAACTTGAGTGATAATAATTGAATACCTCGTTGTTATTTTCAAACCCATGAGAACGCCGAAAATCAGGGAGGTGATAACGTTCACATCTGTATGGACCAAGATATCCCATCGGTGTTGGATAACCGGCATCCACCAAATAATACATacctaaaaacaaattaaattataaattgtaaagaataatactaataaataagTTGTAAAAGATAATATTAGTACCTGGAGGAGGATGTGGAAAATTTAGATTTGCATTTGTGAGAGCATGGTCAAAAACACGAGCATCATGGGCAGTACCTTCCCATCCGGCTAAAACAAAAGTAAAGCACATGTTCCAATCACATACAGCCATTACATTTTGTGTCGGATATCCCTTTCGTCCAATAAAACTAGTTTGGTCATTGGCACTAACCACACAGGGAATATGCGTACCATCGATTGCTCCTATGGCATTCTTAAAATATGGTCAATACCGTGGATCACTTTGAATTTTTGCATGACTATCACGGAACAAAGGATCTTGAGGCTTTATATATTCGATGGACAAACTCAAGCAAGCAACTAACACATCATGAAAACGTCTACTCACAGTTTCTCCTAAGTGTTGGAACCTTTCTTGAATCATTCTATTACCCACTCCATGTCCAACAACAAGTAAGAACATTGCAACCATCTCTTCTACCCCTATGTGATTAGTGGGCTTTAAACCATGATCAACTAATTTAGTGCTATTGTTTACGGAAACAGacgagtttttcttttttcagaaCACCCACTGCTCTTGTATTGTGCCAACTgttgatttttttccttctaaaataAACAGTAATTTGAATAAACAgtaatttgagagaaaatgCGGATGAACAATGTTTGTGAATTTGTGATCGAGAGAGAAAGTGTGGAGGATCAAcaatatatagacacacacacggTTAAAAAATGACAAGAGATTTTGTGTGAAGATTTTAGTAGTTAGTTATTCGAAACAATATGAAAGTGTGATggataaaatggtaaaaatgatTGAGGGACAAACGAGTTCATTGTAGTGCAATTCcactatgtatgtatgtatgcatgcattttactcaaatttaatttaattatatatggCTAAGCTTCTAattctaaataaatatatcaatcaaggtgattttacaattttacaattatatatgatattgtaataatgttttaattcaacttcaagtaCACAAATTAGATGGATTAAGAAATTAAATGGAGTCTGTCATTATCCACTAGCTACTCACTCACTCACGCACAAACCGTTTGAGGTTGCAATTCCACTCCTTGCTTCTTGGATTCCCGCATTACGTACTATTAACAGAATTTGTCCGCACCCATTTCAACTGTCCTTGCCCACATTTTATGACCCTTCAACACAAAATCAAACGAATGCGTATTATACTatattcccatgccattttacaatttacatttaattatgGCTAGCTTCTAATTCTAATTCTAAATGGTAATAATGTTTTAATTCGACTTCATGTACACAAATTAGATGGATTAAGAAATGGAGTCTGTCATTATTCACTAGCTAGCAACAACATATACAAGAGCCtcctcactcactcactcacaaACCGTTTGAGGTTGCAATTCCACTCCTTGCTTCTTGGATTCCCGCATTACGTACTATTAACAGAATTTGTCCGCACCCATTTCAACTGTCCTTGCCCACATTTTATGACCCTTCAACACAAAATCAAACGAATGCGTATTATACTatattcccatgccattttacaatttacatttaattatgGCTAGCTTCTAATTCTAATTCTAAATGGTAATAATGTTTTAATTCGACTTCATGTACACAAATTAGATGGATTAAGAAATGGAGTCTGTCATTATTCACTAGCTAGCAACAACATATACAAGAGCCtcctcactcactcactcacaaACCGTTTGAGGTTGCAATTCCACTCCTTGCTTCCTGGATTCCCGCATTACGTACTATTAACAGAATTTGCCAGCACCCATTCCAACTGTCCTTGCCCACATTTTATGACCCTTCAACACAAAATCAAACGAattgtgtgcgtgtgtgtgtgtgtatatgtaAGCAAGAAAAAATATTCACCACAAGAAAAGGTGTTAAATGCTCCATAAGAATGAATTTAACTGGGCACCGCAATTTTTCTCTCATTACGTAGATACATAGTTCTCTTCTTTCTGGGGGCTTGGGCCCACACTGTCATATAGGTGCATCGCGATTCCATGCGGTCAAAAGTCTACAATCATGCAATCAGATGATTATTTAAATTAGGTGTTTCGTCCTTTTAATTAgacgtcatttaaaaattagtctctgtaatcgttaatcctgacaatttactcttgcattgtttaatcatttaaaatttcgtcattTGACCAATTTAATCACTgacacgtcatcaaattaggtGTTTTACACTTGCGCATCTTAACTTGCGcaacgttagttaactaacacaTAGTTTTtcacttgcgttagttaactagcgcaaggGTAAATTTGGAACGGCTGCAAggcgcgagcaaaatgtgcTGGGTGGAGAgcaaaattcaaatataaaacgAATGATAAATACAAGCATGGAGAAACATACACTGTTTGTTTAACAAATTGTCCCTTGACACGTGGTCGTTGATCTGATTCATTATATCGTTGTCCGTTTTGTTGCAACAAAGATTACTTCTTGACCGACATTTTGAGACATGCTTCCAGAATGGTAGGTAACTCGCGTAAGACGATTAAGCATATTGCTaaacattttgttttaataacgtactccctccggtcactattataagcaaaactccaatttttagatacattgaataattaatgtatctaaaaaatggaattttgtttataatagtgaccggagggagtatattctAAGGTATCTTAATGTTAAAGTCGATGAAACATGtagcatcatcaacaacaacaggaATAATCAGAACTCGGGAGGTGAACCAATTAGGGTTTATGATGGAAACAATCGAATTACTGAGAATTCGAGTTCTTCAATGGTggaaaaaactgatttttacaAGATAATGTCGAATCACCGGAAGAAGCTTAGGATTTAACGAGAATTTGGCGGGAATGTGAAGTGTATGTGAGTGTCTGCTCATGACACTCACGCGCTTTATAGTCTTCACGCTTCCACAAGAATGTTTGATTATTTACTTgtgaaaattgatttgaattttgtcaaaaaaaaaaaaaataatctagttgaattaatttattttgtaaaatcaatGTCTAAAAGTAACTTTtcgtttgaaattttttatgtaaaagttatttggaaaataatttttgtaatacaaaaattaatttgtacacataaagtttaaacataaattacttatttagttcaaaaatatttagttggtaaatttagtgctttttttttttttgtataacaaaaattaggttggaaattttgttttttcaaaacttGAGAAGCTTAGacaaagtaaaaaattgtttaaagataaaaaaaaaaaatacactatataaaaaatcaaacatctAATTAAACCTCGTAAGCATGTTCAAATTCTGACAACTTGTTTAAGAGTCATGGATCGAACTACTCCGAATAATATTTTCCTGTAATTAAGTCTTTGATCAAACCACTCATCACTTTTTTAAAGGGTCGAACTACTCCGAATTTGACTTATATTGGGCCTACgatgaacttttttttgaacaCATCTTGCAGCAATGCCTACAACTTTCGGTAAATCTCCCTCATGATATTTACCTTCTAGCAATGGGTCAACAATATCTTTGAATTTGTTCATATCTTTGAATACAGAACTTGcctgcaaaacaatatttacatgtatcaataaagaaatattttgtcAATTGAGGCAAGCATGTACATGAATTTGCAGCCTTGAAAATAGATATTTGGTATGTGTAAAAATTATGTCTTAAACATCATCAACAGTTCGATTATTAAAGTGGTTCAAAGAAAATTCTAAACAGATTAATTTTCAAATCAGTTTATAAAGCATTGCCTTCTAAAGTAGGATAGTAGACATAAATTTGAAACCTTCAAAATAGAGATTTGGTATGTACTTTATATAAACTATAATGCACATgcttattttaaaacttttaatcAACTTGAACTATGGTTCACTTATTTGAGCAGTCTAAAAAATTTAGGACAACTCATTACCAATAATTTAGAACTAATTATAGGTAACTCAAATTCTAACACTACTACTATTTGGCAAGGACAGCTTTTTACTACATAAAAAGACCAACTTTCACTTACCCAGAAAACAACATTTTGATCATCACCAAGTCTTGTATCATCAATAGCTCTTCTACCA harbors:
- the LOC112420865 gene encoding uncharacterized protein produces the protein MRESRKQGVELQPQTVCTVSFESDIYSFGVVLLELISGRRAIDDTRLGDDQNVVFWASSVFKDMNKFKDIVDPLLEGVEEMVAMFLLVVGHGVGNRMIQERFQHLGETVSRRFHDVLVACLSLSIEYIKPQDPLFRDSHAKIQSDPRANDQTSFIGRKGYPTQNVMAVCDWNMCFTFVLAGWEGTAHDARVFDHALTNANLNFPHPPPGMYYLVDAGYPTPMGYLGPYRCERYHLPDFRRSHGFENNNEVFNYYHSSLRCTIERTFGVWKNRFAILRRMPKFTIKTQVEVVVATMAIHNFIRRNADMDVDFNRYEDEDITLDHDDYRRLVNLDLSQNLNIASSSEMNHVRNSVRDQIIKFNKNH